The following proteins are encoded in a genomic region of Lactiplantibacillus plantarum:
- a CDS encoding ATP-binding cassette domain-containing protein, giving the protein MSIQVKALSKRIDNREILRGITFTWQPGRIVGLVGRNGVGKTTLFRTMADHYLADEGELVIEGQSTLQQPYCRQKLFYIDTQRHFFGGQRLRQIITTYALAYDDFDQSQLTALLAAEHLSTKSYYQRLSKGQQMLFQILLALASHVPYIILDEPFDGLDIIVRERIVAYMVEEVAEHGVSFLISSHNLDELDGLCDQVLFLQHHELVADYDLESLRATARKFQLVFADKHIPAVVKEHGQLIKVYGRVLEVYFADYTPTIETALQQNQPLMMAVQPLTITDVFRVKLGDRQAVWGGV; this is encoded by the coding sequence ATGAGTATCCAAGTTAAAGCATTAAGTAAGCGGATTGATAATCGTGAAATATTAAGGGGGATTACTTTTACTTGGCAGCCAGGTCGAATCGTTGGGTTGGTCGGGCGGAACGGCGTTGGAAAGACGACGCTCTTTCGGACGATGGCTGATCACTATTTGGCGGACGAAGGCGAATTAGTGATTGAGGGGCAGTCGACTTTGCAGCAACCATACTGTCGGCAAAAATTATTTTATATTGATACACAACGTCACTTTTTTGGTGGTCAACGGTTGCGACAGATCATAACGACATACGCGTTGGCTTACGATGACTTTGACCAATCGCAACTAACAGCGTTATTAGCGGCCGAGCATTTATCAACCAAAAGCTACTACCAGCGGTTATCAAAGGGTCAGCAGATGTTATTTCAAATCTTGCTAGCGTTAGCGAGTCACGTGCCATATATTATTTTGGATGAGCCGTTTGATGGTTTGGATATCATCGTGCGCGAGCGGATTGTAGCCTATATGGTTGAGGAGGTCGCCGAACACGGCGTCAGTTTCTTGATTTCATCACATAATCTTGATGAACTTGACGGTTTATGCGACCAAGTGCTGTTTTTGCAACATCATGAATTAGTTGCTGATTACGACCTAGAAAGTTTACGGGCAACGGCCCGCAAGTTTCAGCTTGTTTTTGCAGATAAGCATATACCAGCGGTTGTGAAAGAGCATGGGCAGCTGATTAAAGTTTACGGTCGGGTCTTAGAAGTGTACTTTGCGGACTACACGCCGACAATTGAGACAGCGCTCCAACAAAATCAACCATTGATGATGGCCGTCCAGCCGTTGACCATTACAGATGTTTTCCGAGTTAAATTGGGCGACCGGCAAGCTGTTTGGGGTGGTGTGTAG
- a CDS encoding GntR family transcriptional regulator, which yields MPFATNGAPYYEQLVMQIKQQIVQEVLRPGDQLPSIRAMASEMHLNPNTVSKAYQILEHQRAVYTVKGRGTFVSESSQIAIDSNAVDDLQTRLQSLLTEAQFLGISAQQVQAWVTTAYQKGESRDEYPS from the coding sequence ATGCCGTTTGCAACTAATGGGGCACCGTATTACGAACAGTTAGTTATGCAGATTAAGCAGCAGATCGTTCAGGAAGTCTTACGACCAGGGGATCAATTGCCTTCAATTCGAGCAATGGCGTCAGAAATGCACCTTAATCCGAACACGGTCAGTAAGGCTTATCAAATCTTGGAGCATCAGCGAGCCGTGTATACTGTAAAAGGTCGGGGGACGTTTGTGAGTGAATCGAGTCAGATTGCAATTGATTCGAATGCGGTTGATGATCTTCAGACGCGCTTACAATCACTGTTAACGGAAGCACAATTTTTAGGAATCAGTGCGCAGCAAGTTCAGGCGTGGGTGACCACGGCTTATCAAAAGGGGGAGTCACGGGATGAGTATCCAAGTTAA